The Carnobacterium divergens nucleotide sequence CTAATATTGCTACTAATGAAACTTCTGGGACATCGATTCCTTCACGTAATAAATTGATTCCAATCAATACATCAAATTCACCTAAACGTAAATCACGAATAATCTCAGTTCGTTCCAATGTTTTAATATCACTATGCAGATATTTTACTTTGATTCCTACTTCTTTTAAATAATTTGTTAAATCTTCTGACATTTTTTTAGTTAATGTCGTGATAAATACACGTTCATTTCGTTCACTTCGCTCATTAATCTCACCGATTAAATCATCAATTTGTCCAAGAATTGGACGCACTTCAATCACTGGATCAAGCAATCCAGTTGGACGAATAATTTGTTGAACAACCTCTGGGGTACGTTCCAGTTCGTACGGACCTGGTGTTGCCGAGATGTACATAATTTGATTAACATGTTCTTCAAATTCTTCCAATCTCAATGGACGGTTATCTAACGCACTTGGTAAACGGAAACCATAATCAATCAAACGTTGCTTTCTAGCTTGGTCCCCATTAAACATTCCTCGAATTTGCGACATCGTGATGTGTGACTCATCAATCACAATTAGAAAATCATCTGGGAAGAAGTCAATCAACGTATAAGGTGGCTCACCTTTTTCACGACCATCCATATGTCTAGAGTAATTTTCAATTCCTGAACAATAACCCATTTCCAACATCATTTCAATGTCATACTTTGTTCGTTGCTCTAAGCGTTGAGCCTCTACTAGCAAATCTTGACTTCTTAATTCGACTAAACGTTCTTCTAACTCTGCCTGTATTTTTGCAACGGCCTCTCGTGTTTGATCTTCATTTTTAATAAAATGAGTTGCTGGAAAAACAGGAACGTGCTCAATATCCGCTTTTACTTCTCCCGTTAACACATCTACTTCACGAATCCGTTCAATTTCATCGCCAAAAAATTCAACCCGAATGGCTTCACTATCTCTTGAGGCTAAAAAGATTTCGACTACATCACCCCGCACTCTAAATCTCCCACGTTGAAAGTCGATATCATTTCGTTCAAACTGCATTTCTACTAAACGGCGTAACAATTCGTTGCGGTCCATTTCAGCACCTTGTCTTAGCGAAAGAACATGCTCCTTATAATCAACAGGATTTACTAGTCCGTAAATACAAGAAACTGAAGCCACCACAATAACATCTCGTCGTTCTAATAAAGCGCTCGTTGCTGAGTGACGCAACTTATCAATTTCATCGTTTACACTTGATTCTTTTTCAATGTAAGTGTCGCTTGAAGGTACATACGCCTCTGGTTGATAATAATCATAGTAGCTGACAAAATATTCAACTGCATTGTTGGGGAAAAACTCTTTAAATTCTCCGTATAATTGCCCCGCTAATGTTTTATTATGCGCAATTACCAACGTAGGCTTGTTTACTTCTTGAATCACATTGGATACAGTAAATGTTTTTCCTGTTCCTGTTGCCCCTAGTAATGTCTGCTCTTTTTTTCCAGCATGGATTCCTTCTGTCAACAGTCGAATCGCTTCGGGTTGGTCCCCACTAGGTTGATATTTTGAAACTAATTCAAATGTGTCTTTTGGCATTAAAATGAACCTCCTTTTATCTGTACATGGTTCTATCTGGGGTTAATGTTTATGATTTGTTGAGGCACTAATTGCTTTAATAACAGCATTTCTAAACCCATATTCTTCTAAGGCTACAACGCCTTGAATCGTTGTCCCACCTGGAGAACAAACATCATCTTTAATGGCTCCTGGATGTTTTCCAGTTAACAATGCCATTTTGGCGGTTCCAATCAATGATTGTTCTGCTAATAAATAAGCTTCTTCTCTAGAAAGGCCATTCAATACACCTGCATCCGCTAATGCTTCAATAAAAATAGCAATGAAAGCTGGCGAACAACCCGATAATGTGCTGGCACTATTGATTTTAGATTCCTCTAATACTACCGTTTCTCCAACTGACTGGAACAAACGATTGACTACTTCACATTCAGCTTCTGTTAGATTTTCTCCAAAAGTAATTGCTGTCATTCCTGCTTTGATAGACACTGGTGTATTAGGAATGGCTCTTACAATTTTTTTATCTGCACCTAGAATAGCTTGATATTCTTGCAATTCCATGGATGCTGCTAAACTAATAACTAATGTATTTTCAGAAATGACGTCTTTAATTTCAGTTAAAATAGTTGGCATTACTTTAGGGGTAACGGCTAAAATAACCATATCCGCTTGAGCAACTTCTACATTGGATTCTCCCAATACAAAATGTAATTCTTCTTGTAATGCTTGTGCCGTTCCACTTTTCCCACCACTCACAATAACTTCTTCTGGTGAAATAGTCTTTGTTTCTAATAATCCTTTTAATAGCGCTCCACCCATTTGCCCTGCACCAATCAATCCAATTTTTTTCATAAAAGAACCTTCTTTCATTATCGTTTATCTATTCCTCCATTTTAACACAGAACATTTGTTCCGTAAATAAAGACTGACTATTCTTTTAACATAAAAAAACACCACTCATAAATGAATGGTGTTTCCCAAAAAATAAAGCGCCCATCTTATAAAAGAATGAGCGTTCCAAGTCTAATTATTTAGCTAATTTAGCAGTTAAACGAGATTTGTCACGGTTAGCTTTATTTTTATGAATCAATCCTTTTGTAGCAGCCATGTCTACAGATTTGATTGCTTCGTTGTATAATGTTGTTACGTTTTCAGAACCAGCTTCTACAGCTTGTTCGAATTTTTTAATTGCAGTACGCATTGCGCTTTTTTGAGCACTATTTTGTACAGCTGATTTTTCGCTTGTACGTACACGCTTGATTGCAGATTCGATATTTGGCATTTGATTCACCCCACTTTCAATTATTTATAACTAAAATAGCTTTTATTTCAGTTATCTCCAACATGAACTATTATACATAATGCAGAGCGTCATTGCAATATAAAGTGTAAAGTTTTTTTACTTGATAGCTATAAAATTTGAACTAGTTTACGTTACTTATTAAAATTACCGTCTGATGATTCTATTTTAATGCCGAAAACTGTAAGACAAATAGCTCAAATTGCATTTCTTTATCGCCTTTTCCTGTCTTTAAACGATACTCCGTTTCAATCAACCCATGAAACGCATCCTTCAATCCTTTTTCTTCAAATTTTCTAGCTTGTTGTATCGCCAATTTTACTCGGTAGGGGTGGACTTTTAATGCACTCGCAATATCTCCTTGCTGATAGCCTTTTTTTTCTAAAATTTTAACTTGAACTAACAACCGAAATTGGGTCATTAAAATGGCGTTGATTTTGATTGGATCTTCTTTTTGCAATAACAAATCTTGGTATAAGCTTAATGCATCTGAAACTTTCTTATTTAGCACGTATTCAACTAACGCAAAAATATTTTGTTCCAATGATTTTGGTACCAAATCGTTTACTGCTTGTTTCGTAATGGTTTGACTGTCACCTGCAAATAAAAATAATTTAGGTAATTCCCCCATTGCCAAGGAAAGTTTGGCATCTGTCAATTGAATAAATAATTCAAAGGCTTCAGGGCTAATTTGGAAGCCTTCATTAGCAATCGTATCTTTTAAAAAAGCACGCGTTTCTTTTTCAGAAAGTGCTTTTACATCAATCGTTGTTGCGACTTTTTTTACAAGTTTTGTTATTTTTTTTCGTTCATCTAATTTTTCATAGGGAGCAAAAAAAGCAAGAACAGTAAATTCAGGTGGATTTTTCAAATAATTTTCCAACCATACTAAATCATGTTCTAATTTTTGTTTGTTTTTTTCAGCTGTTAAAAAAGTTGGTCTATCAATCATGACCAAACGTTTTTCGCCAAAAAACGGAACGGATTCTGCATCGTCTAATGCTACGCCGACTAAAACTTCCTCCATGTCGTAATTCCCGAAATTCAAATCCATTTCATCTGGTTTTAATACTGCATCAATAAGTGTTTGTTTAGCAGAATCAGCTAAATAAGATTCTGTTCCTAAAAACAAATACACTGGAGCTAATTTGCCTTGTTTTAATTTTGCAATTTCACTTGCATAATTCACGCCTATCCACCACTTTCTTATCCTACACTTATGTTACAAATCCTCTCTATCAATTGCAAGCTAAATTTTATTTATTTTAAAATCGTTTCGAATACATTCGCTCCAACGGTCTTGCCTTTCTTGTTAAATTGATAGTGAATTGCTCCGCTTTTATCAGTTCGGTAAATGTTGACTTTATATTTTTCAAGTCGCTGTAACACTTCTGGTCTAGGGTGTTTAAATCGATTGTTTAGGCCACAAGAAATTAACCCGTATTGCGGGTTTAATTGGTGTAAAAAAGGGTCATGACTTGATGTATTGCTTCCATGATGCCCGATTTTTAATACATCAACTTTTAAAGATGGGTACATCGCAATTAACTGCTCTTCCCCTTCTTTTTCCAAATCTCCTGTAAAAAGCCAGTGAAATTCTCCAATTTTCCCATATGCTACAATGGAATCATTATTTTCGCCAATCCCTTTTTCAAATGGATACACTACTTTTAAATAAGTAGTTTTGGTTTGAAACAAGACATCCCCCTTTAAAGCTTCTGTCACTTTAACCTCTTTTTTTACCAACTGATGGACTATTTCTTTAAACGCTTTTTTTGCAGTTCCGCCCTTTGGAAAAACAAGCTCTTTTATTTTAATTTCTTTCGATAAATCTATTAAAGCCCCCATATGATCCATGTCACTATGAGTGATAATTACTTTTTCTAAGCTTGAAACTCCTTCTGCTTTTAAGGTAGGAATCACTATTTTTTCAGCTATTTTCTGATTGGAATCTTTTTTTTGTTTCCATTTTTCTTGTTTAAAATGAACAGCACCACCAGTATCAATTAAATAGTTTCCTTTATTAAAAGGGTGCTTAATTAGCAAGGAGTCCCCTTGCCCCACATCGATGATTACTACTTTACCATAGGGTTGCAAGAACGGTTGTAGGCTTAGTAAAAGGAAACTACTTAACACTAAAAGACTTGTGGTCAATGTCCATTTTCGACTTTCCCAAGCTAAGAAAAACACTACTAAGCTACTAAACGTAATTAAAATCAAATAAAAAGAAGGAACACCTGTCACAATTAAATAAAAAGAACGAAAGCTAACTTCATCAATTAGTCTTTCAAATGTCACTAAAAAAAATTGAACTATACTAATAAACCCCGTGTAAAGTAACGTACGCCCTATCAAAAATAAACCAACTAATAAAACAACTAAAAGAGGAATTAACCCATGTACTACTAGTGGAACCAACATGATATTCGCAAAGATACTGAACCAGGAAAACTCATTAAAGTGACAAACTAAGACAGGAACTGAAACCAGCATCGCAACCAAAGAAATCCAAATGGATTCAATAATAGGTGTCTGTTTCTTCTTAAGTGGATTTTGATTTAATAAAATCATCACAAAACTAAGCAAATAACTTAATTGAAAGCCTAACGTCATTACGGAATTAGGATTAAGCCAAATTGCAAAAAGCACAACAATACTCCACGAATCTAAAGATGACCATTTTAATCTTAATTTTTTAGCAATCAACGAGATAAGAAGCATCAAAATTGCTCTAAAAACACTTACCGTCCATCCTGCAAAATAGCCATAAATTGGAATAAATGCAATCAAACAATATCCTGTTGTCTCCAACGTAAAACCAAGTCTCACTAAAAAATAGTTCACTCGACTCAATAAAAATTGCAAATGGACACCTGAGATGCTTAACAAGTGCACGACACCTAATGCTTTTAAATTCTTCACTACATCCTCTGATAATTCAGTCCTCTCAGAAAATAACAACGCTTTTAAATAACTCGCTACCTTTGTAGGTAGCCTTTGATCTATAAAACGAAATAACTTTTTTCGATAGCTAATCGTTCCAATGTTCTTTTGTTGCAAGCGACTCTCTTTTTGGGCGCTTATTCGCAAAATCCAATGACACTTTTCTTGAGCTAGATAGCGACGATAGTTAAATTGTCCAAGATTTCGATTGTTTTCAGGGACAATCAATTCTCCGTCAACCACGAGCCTTAATTTAGACACAATTCCCAGCCAATAACGTTGTTCTGCTTCATTTTTCAAACGATAAAACGCCATTACTTTTTCTGTTTTCTTCGTTTGATCACAAGCTAATTCCCCATAGAATTGGACTTGATCCCCATTGATTCGAATAGTATCTGGTAATACAGTTAATTGCGCATGCTTTTCTCCCCCAGAAAGGAATGTCTGATTCGCACCTTCATATAAATAAAAAAACGCGATTGTTAACACTCCTATCATGCAAGATGTTAAAAAAAGCGTATTTTTTTTTAAGAAATACAGACGTATTAAAAAAATTAAACTTAGTACTAGACTAAGCCAATTGAACTTCGTCACTAAAACAACTTCGATTAATAACGAGAAAATAGCAATAAAACACAGATATCCCCTCATCAATACCTAACTTAATGAAGTCTTTCTGTTGAAGAATTTGAATCTGTTTCACCAAAATGGAGTTGAGAAAAATAAGATTTATCTAATGTCACTTTTTGACACTGTACCTGAGCTTTTTCAATTAAATTTAAAGCATAAGGATCATTATGGTAATCTTCTAAATAGTGGATTTTTTTAATTCCTGCTTGTAAAATCATTTTAGTACATGGTAGGCACGGAAAATGGGTTACATAGATTTCTGCATTTTCAGTTGCAACACCAAATTTGGCACACTGTAAAATGGCATTCATTTCAGCATGAATGGTTCTGACGCAATGTCCATCAATCACATAGCAGCCTTCATCGACACAATGAGCGTCTCCAGTCACTGAACCGTTGTACCCACCTGCAATAATTCGCTTGTCACGCACAATCGTTGCTCCTACTGTTAATCTAGTACAAGTGCTTCTTAAAGATAACAATAAACTTTGTGCCATAAAATATTGGTCCCACGGAATTCTTTCTACCATAGTCTCTCCCCCTAACGCTAATTTCTTTAAGTATACAAAAGCCTGTATAAACTTTCAACGCTTTTATTCATCCACTGTTAGTTGATCTTTTAATGCCTCGTAGGTTTTTTCTCCAATTCCTGAAACTTTTTTTAATTCTTCAATTTGTTGAAATGAGCCATTTTCTTCGCGATACCGAACGATGTCTTCTGCTTTTTTCGCTCCAACACCAGCCAGCGTTTGCAATTCTGTACTACTTGCCGTGTTTAAATTAACTTTTGTTTCATTATTGCCTCCTTCTTCATTCATTTCTCCACTTGATTTAGCAGATTCTTTTAATCGTTGTTCCATCGTTAGTTCTTCACCTTCTTTAGGAACATAAATCATTAATTGATCCGTTAAACGTAAGGCTAAATTCATCTGGGATTGGTCTGCTTCTTCATTAAATCCTCCTGCTAAATTAATGGCATCAATCAAACGCATATCGCTTGTCACTCCGTAAACACCTGGGTTCTTAACTGCTCCTTTTATATCGATTACTGCTTTTTCTGGTGAAGCTAGATTCTTTTTTGCTGGGTCTTCTTTTTTTGATTTAAGTTCTTCTTTACTGACAGCTTCCTCAAGTGATTCTGTCACTCTACTTTCAGAGGATGGTGTAGCAAGTAATAAAACAATTATGGTACAAACAATAAGTACAATCGCTAAACTTGAAATTAAAACCGTTAAAAACACCCGATTTTTTTGCAGCCATTCTTTTACATCGTTCATCTTATTTCTCCCTTCTTCTTCCCCCCTTATCTTTATTATTTGCAAAAACGTTCTTTTTTCTTTTTTTAAGGGTTATCTTTATTCATTTTTTTTAAAATAAAGTATAGTGATAGTATAAAATGTTACGTTACACGGCTATAAAAAAAGAGGAGGAATTAAAATGCGTTTAACAAGAATCATTAAACTGTATTTAGCATTTGGGGTTACGTTACTAATTAATGCTTTAGCAACTATTATTCCAATCAATGGGTTAACTACTGGTGAAATTTCGAATCAATTTACGGTTTATTTTACACCGGCAGGGTATGTATTTAGCATTTGGGGCATTATTTACTTGGCTTTGTTTTTATGGCTTTTAAGTTTTTCACTAAAACGACAAGTTCTCACAACGAACCTTTACTGGGGATTTTTAATGAGTTCTCTTGCCAATAGTTTATGGATTTTATTTTGGCAGTATCGCTTTCCTGGCGTTTCAATTTTAGTTATCCTATTTTTATTCGTTTCATTATTATGGTTGTACCGTAGTCAACTGGAAACAGGGAATTCTTGGATTTACCTTCTTCCAATCTCAATTTATCTTGGTTGGGTCAGCGTTGCAACTTTAGCAAATATCAGTTATTGGTTGGTTGCCGTTGTTGGAATCCATCCCTTCTTCCAAGGAATTGTTGCTTTGATTTTCTTAGTTTTAACAACCGTGATTGGTTTTGGTGCACTTCATTATTTACGAAATTGGGCAATCGTTGGCGTTTATTTATGGGCCTTATACGGAATCTTTATTCACAACCTAGCAATCAATTGGTTTATCGCTATTGTAGCCTTAGGTTTAACAATTCTCTTGGCTGTGGTAACGATTGGTTATGTGATTGAAGCAATAAAAAAACGACCTAAAGAATCTTCAAAAAAAGAAAAAAGAGTCCTTTAGCATAAAAAACCTCGAAAAAATGAGTGCATCATTTTTTCGAGGTTTTTTATTTTTCTAAATACGTAATGGCATCTTGGAACGTTTTAATTGGTACGATTTTCATTTTTGTATTTATTTTCTCAGCTGCGAGTTTAGCTTCTTCATAGTTTGTTTTAATTTCGGGATATTTCTTTTTGATTGCTGGATCAATCTCGTCGTTTGGAGCAAAAAAGATGGTAGCACCTTCTTTACTTGCTGCTACAACTTTTTTATCAATTCCTCCAATACGCCCAACTGTTCCATCAGGTGCAATGGTTCCAGTTCCTGCAATTTCTCTGCCTCTCCGCAAGTCTTGTTGTTTTAATTGGCTATAAATTTCCAAAGTAAACATCATTCCTGCTGAAGGTCCGCCAATTTTATCCGTGTTCACATCGACTGGAATAGCTGTTTTAATCGTCGTATCATCGACTAAACTAATTCCAAGTCCAGCCTTTTTATCAGCTTCCATTTCAATTAAGGGGGCTTTTACTGTTTTTTCAACACCTTGACGCTTAAATTTAACTTGAATCGTTTCGCCAATTTTCTGTTTTTTTACATAATCAATGAATTCTTTAGAACTTTTGAATTTTTGATCATTTAAAGAAACAATTGTATCTCCTGGTTGCAACAACTCTTTAAATTTAGAATTTTTAGTAATGGACATCACATAAACACCGTTGTATTCCGTTTGATAGCTTTCCCCAGCCGTTTTAAAGGCTAGCTCTATCGCGGAATTAACGGAACTTGTCATATAATACTGTTGCAAATTGTTAAATTCTTGGTTCGATTCGACCTCTCCGTATAATTCCGCCTTCGTTACGCCTTCATGAAAAGGCAAGAAGCGCATAAAGTATAAAAGTGGCGTAGCCCGTCTAATAGCAACGGTTGTCAACATAAAACGACCTTTTTCTTTATCCTCTTGATGATTCACCGTCACCATTTTTGATAAACTGACCGCATCTCCTGGCGATTCAATATAATAAGGAATCGGCACTGCTACACCAAGAACAAGAACTACTAAAATTAATGGTAAAACCCAATTAAGTCGCTTCTTTTGTTTCATCTCATTTCCTCCATCAAGCCTTTTAAGGCTTATATTTCAGTTTAATGGCTTGATTAATAGCCGCTGGTACAAGTTCTGAAACGTCCCCACCAAATTTTGCAACTTCTTTGATTAAACTTGAACTCAAAAAACGGTAGCGTTCATCTGCTAGTAAAAAGACTGTCTCAATTTGACTATTTTGTAATTTATTCATTGAGGCTATACTAAATTCATACTCAAAATCAGTCACATTACGCATGCCACGCACCATTGCACTGACTCCTAGTTTCGTAGCCAGATCAATTGTTAAACCACCTACATGCGCAATCACCTCAACATTAGGAATGTGTTTTGTTGCTTCTTTAATCAACGAAATTTTTTCATTTGAATCAAACAGGGATACTTTAGATGTGTTGGTCAGTACAGCTATAATTACTGTATCAAAAAGCTTTGCCGCGCGTTCAATCGTGTCGACATGTCCATTGGTCAATGGATCAAAACTCCCAGGAAATAGGGCCTTATTCGTCATTCTTTTTCACCTGCTTCAATTTCATAAATCATAATTTTTGTAATGCCGTATCTTTCTTGACGAATTAACGTGGCGGTTTGAATTTTATCTGGTAAATCGACTTTTTTTTCTACTTCACAGATAATTAAGCCCTTATCTACAATCAAATGACCTGTAATTAATTTTTCGATTTGATTCACAATTTCTTGTTTTAGATAAGGTGGGTCTAAAAAAACCAAATCAAACGTTTGTTGTTTGGAACGGAGTAAATCAATGGCCCGATTGGCATCGTTACGATAAACCGTGAATTTATGACTTTCTTTCGTCATCTCAATATTTTCTTTAATTGTTTTTAATGCTAAAGGGTCTTTGTCAATCAAAACGGCCGTATCCATCCCTCTTGAAACCGCTTCAATAGAGAGCCCTCCGCTTCCTGCAAATAAATCTAAACAACTTCCACCATCAAAGTAAGGGCCAATAATATTAAATAGCGATTCTTTGATTTTATCGGTTGTCGGTCTGGTATTAGTACCAGGGACTGCTTTTAAACGTCTCCCACCATATTCTCCTGAAATTACACGCATTGATTGTGACTTCCCTTCTTATTTAAACATTCATTTATCAACTTTTTTCTTTACTTGTTTAGTTTAGTTGACTGGAGTTGTTTTTGTCAATATTGTTTTCAGCTAAACCAAAAAGAGGCCACCGAAATGGCCTCCTCTTTTAATCTACTTATCACACGACTTCTAGTGGGTCTTTTAACAACAACTCATTTTTCCCTTCAATCATGTTGATTTCTTCAATTTCTTCTACTTCTTTACGTGTTTTTCGGTGACCAATTCGTTCACTGAAATTCATATTAATCAACGGGCGGTATGACACTTCCACTTTGCGAACAAAGTGCAACCCATTTAACTTTTTCTCAGCAACTTCCACATCGTCACGATCAATGTAAATCACAACATACTTCATTTTTTTTGACACGTAATGAATTAAACCAAAGCGCTTCAAGGTTTTGAGATGGCGGAGGCTATATACCCAAACAATCATTCCTTGTCGTTCATTTAGAGTCAATTCCATTCTTCATCCTCCTATCCACAACCGCAACTTCCCCCACTACTACAACCACTTTTGCCAGTTGTAAAAAACGGATTGCCTGCAGGAACTTTTATTGTATCAGAAACTGCTTTAGCAAGCGTTAGACTAATTTCATCTAATATCGTTTGTAAATCCGTTTCTAGTAAACGATAGCGATACACAGCTTCATCTGTATCCATTTCTCGCTTTAGACGTCGTACTTCACGATTCAATTCTTTGTAATCTGGCGCGTACTTTCCATATGCTTCAATCGCTTCAAAAGCTGATTTTGCTTTATTAAATGCATGTATTTTTTGTTGAGCTATCGTGTCTTCTTTCAGAGTAACTTTTGCTAAACAATAATCGATTCCAATTTTACTTTCCATAATGTTTTTCACTAAAGTCAATGCCTCTGTTTCTACTTCTAGATATTCTTGAGTTACAATCATTAGACTCCTTCTTTCTACATTATTACTTATAGTATAATCGGAAATACAATTCGTTACAAGTCGCTATTCAATAAAAGTAACGCTTCATGTTTCTGGTAGCCCATTCCTATCGAATTAAATTGTTTGCTCATCAATAGCTCTCTTTGACTTTCTATGCTAAATAGCGAACCTATCGCCCAAGTAACATCGGTGGTTTGATTGAAATAGATTGGTTGAAGTTCTTTAACATCGGATTGGTTTTTTGATAAAAATTCTCCGATTTTCTTTTCGGATAACGTATTACTGGTTGTTGCTTCTTCTAAAGGTTTGGTGTATGTTGCAAAAATCTGACTAGCCAACGCATTTAAATCAGGATTCATTTCTAAAATTGGTACTTTATTTCGCCTTCTCAATACATTAATAATTTCAAAGGCTTCTTGTTGGTTGCCTTGATTTACTGCATTCCAATCTAAATTATCTTGACTAACTGAAGGGGTAGGTGTTTTTGACACCACTTCATAAAGATTTAAATACATCAGGATGGATACATCTAAATAACGTATCCCAATGACTTTGTTTGTAAATTGATCCAATATCAAAATAGCAAAAGTACCGTTGTCAAACGCAATCAACGGATGATTGTTCATGTCGCTTTCAGATAACTCTAGCTCGTAAGTATCTTCATTATATTCCACTTCAAAGTTAGGGTAAAGCGTTGCTGTGCTATAGATAGAATCAATCGTCATTCCTATTTTGAAAGGCGCGACATCTAAGTTGGTTCCTAAAGCAAAAATAGTCACAATTTTTCCATCTTTAACGCCTACTTGTAGATAATCTTTATCTTTTTGATTGTAAATCCACCACTGAAAATCGTACGCCGTCTCATCTTTACGAACGGGCTCACCAAATTGTTGCGTAAATAAGTCGATTGATATTCCAATGTAATCTGCCAAGCCATCAACAGGAACCGTTTTTTGAACCATTCCTGTTTTGGTTTTTTTCGCAACTTGTTCGTTCGTTTTTTGTTGATTTTTATTCGTCGGTGTTTGTGTAGCAGAGTTAAAAACAGGTAAAGCATAGACAATTACCATGGCAACAATAAATAGTGGAATTGTTCTTAAAAATGTCTTCATGTGTTTTTAACCCTCATTTCTTTAACCCGTTTCTTCTATTATCCACTTATCTGGCTTTCATTTCAATCAATAAATCACCAGTCTCAATCAAATCACCATTTTGAACGTAAATTTGATCAATCACGCCCTCAAAGTTTGCTTGAATCGTTGTCTCCATTTTCATCGCTTCAGTAATTAAAATAGGTTCTCCACTCTTAACTCGATCCCCTTTTTTAACTAATACATCTAAAACAGAACCAGGCATTGTTGCTCCCACATGTTCCTTGTTAGTTGGCTCCGCTTTTTTACGAAGAATTGCCGTACCGGTTACACTCATATCTTTAACAACAACTTCTCGACCTTGACCATTTAATTCAAAGTAAATAATGCGCATCCCTTCAGAATCCGGTTCACCAATTTGAATCAGTTTTACAATCAGTGTTTTTCCTTTTTCAATTCGAACTTCAACAGATTCTCCTGTCCGCATTCCATGGAAGAATGTTGGCGTATCTAATAACGTCACATCTCCAAACTGATCGTGCATTTTGCAATAATCTAAGAAAACTTGAGGATACATAATATAACTTAGAACATCTTCTTGAGTAGGTTCACTGCTTATTTTTTCAGCTAATTCTTTTTTCACAGCTTCAAAATCAACTGGCGCTGCCAAGGCACCTGGACGTACAGTGATTGGTGTCCGATCTTTAACAATTATTTTTTGCAGCTCTTTTGGAAATCCTCCTGTTGGTTGACCTAAGTCTCCCATAAAGAAGCCAATTACAGAATCAGGGAAATCAATTGTTGAACCTTTTTCATAGACATCTGCTTCACTTAGCTCATTTTGAACCATAAACAAGGCCATATCTCCAACAACTTTTGAAGAAGGTGTTACTTTAACAATATCCCCAAACATTAAGTTAACGGTAGCATACATGGCTTTAACTTCTTCCCAACGCTCGCCTAATCCTACTGCTTTAGCTTGCTGTTGAAGGTTTGAAT carries:
- the rsmD gene encoding 16S rRNA (guanine(966)-N(2))-methyltransferase RsmD yields the protein MRVISGEYGGRRLKAVPGTNTRPTTDKIKESLFNIIGPYFDGGSCLDLFAGSGGLSIEAVSRGMDTAVLIDKDPLALKTIKENIEMTKESHKFTVYRNDANRAIDLLRSKQQTFDLVFLDPPYLKQEIVNQIEKLITGHLIVDKGLIICEVEKKVDLPDKIQTATLIRQERYGITKIMIYEIEAGEKE
- a CDS encoding YlbG family protein translates to MELTLNERQGMIVWVYSLRHLKTLKRFGLIHYVSKKMKYVVIYIDRDDVEVAEKKLNGLHFVRKVEVSYRPLINMNFSERIGHRKTRKEVEEIEEINMIEGKNELLLKDPLEVV
- a CDS encoding YlbF family regulator; translated protein: MIVTQEYLEVETEALTLVKNIMESKIGIDYCLAKVTLKEDTIAQQKIHAFNKAKSAFEAIEAYGKYAPDYKELNREVRRLKREMDTDEAVYRYRLLETDLQTILDEISLTLAKAVSDTIKVPAGNPFFTTGKSGCSSGGSCGCG
- a CDS encoding CAP-associated domain-containing protein; this encodes MKTFLRTIPLFIVAMVIVYALPVFNSATQTPTNKNQQKTNEQVAKKTKTGMVQKTVPVDGLADYIGISIDLFTQQFGEPVRKDETAYDFQWWIYNQKDKDYLQVGVKDGKIVTIFALGTNLDVAPFKIGMTIDSIYSTATLYPNFEVEYNEDTYELELSESDMNNHPLIAFDNGTFAILILDQFTNKVIGIRYLDVSILMYLNLYEVVSKTPTPSVSQDNLDWNAVNQGNQQEAFEIINVLRRRNKVPILEMNPDLNALASQIFATYTKPLEEATTSNTLSEKKIGEFLSKNQSDVKELQPIYFNQTTDVTWAIGSLFSIESQRELLMSKQFNSIGMGYQKHEALLLLNSDL